In the genome of Aspergillus luchuensis IFO 4308 DNA, chromosome 2, nearly complete sequence, one region contains:
- a CDS encoding LYR motif-containing protein (COG:S;~EggNog:ENOG410PSJ2;~InterPro:IPR039196;~PFAM:PF13233;~go_process: GO:0033615 - mitochondrial proton-transporting ATP synthase complex assembly [Evidence IEA]), producing the protein MSTAAKTTTTYRALLRELPRRTLSTPTPLQHRLRDMYTSKQQQQQQQAQSGVVVDADAQESLRQHRLDQANQFAIYAKAQRVYAELVERYNPGTTLDEEERIRLTARRVGWDLPVEAGKEKDE; encoded by the coding sequence aTGTCTACAGCCGCgaaaacaaccacaacctaCCGCGCCCTCCTCCGCGAACTCCCCCGCCGGACCCTCTCCACTCCTACTCCTCTCCAACACCGCCTCCGCGACATGTACaccagcaagcagcagcagcagcagcaacaagcacAATCgggtgttgttgtggacGCAGACGCACAAGAATCCCTCCGCCAACATCGTCTCGACCAGGCAAACCAGTTCGCTATCTACGCTAAAGCCCAGCGCGTGTATGCCGAGCTCGTCGAGAGATATAACCCCGGTACTACcctcgatgaggaagagaggattCGGTTGACGGCTAGACGGGTCGGGTGGGATTTGCCTGTTGAGgcggggaaggagaaggatgagtgA
- the NCS6 gene encoding putative PP-loop ATPase superfamily protein (BUSCO:EOG09262IZ6;~COG:D;~EggNog:ENOG410PFE0;~InterPro:IPR011063,IPR032442,IPR014729,IPR000541;~PFAM:PF01171,PF16503;~go_function: GO:0000049 - tRNA binding [Evidence IEA];~go_process: GO:0002098 - tRNA wobble uridine modification [Evidence IEA];~go_process: GO:0034227 - tRNA thio-modification [Evidence IEA]) yields MPPSPCARCHDQRAVIIRPKNRQKLCRTCFLHVFETEVHETITSTSLFYPGERVAIGASGGKDSTVLAAVLKTLNERYNYGLDLCLLSIDEGIKGYRDDSLETVKRNAQQYNMPLVIVSYGDLYGWTMDQVVAQVGKKGNCTYCGVFRRQALDRGAAKLGIKHVVTGHNADDVAETVMMNLLRGDLPRLSRGTSIVTGSAASDIKRSKPLKYAYEKEIVLYAHHRQLDYFSTECIYSPEAFRGSARTLIKDLEKIRPSSILDIVKSGEDMALLVPAEVRGKGGEDEEGGGGGGGCGSQNGRTRGGEMAEMERKLKEDEAAKDREMEITSDSVPKKQQQSEQVQTPAQKKVKSQVLGTCERCGYISSQRVCKACTLLEGLNKNRPKTAIEMEVGLEDEESSSTLRRQMEKVELGGV; encoded by the coding sequence atgcccccctccccctgcgCCCGCTGCCACGACCAACGGGCAGTAATCATCCGGCCCAAGAACAGGCAAAAGTTGTGCCGCACGTGCTTCCTACACGTCTTCGAAACCGAAGTCCACGAAACCATCACCTCGACCTCCCTCTTCTACCCTGGCGAACGAGTCGCCATCGGCGCCAGCGGCGGCAAAGACAGCACCGTTTTGGCCGCCGTCCTCAAGACTCTCAACGAACGCTACAACTACGGCCTCGACCTAtgtctcctctccatcgacGAAGGCATCAAGGGCTACCGCGACGACAGTCTCGAGACCGTGAAACGCAACGCCCAACAATACAACATGCCACTCGTAATCGTCAGCTACGGCGACCTATACGGCTGGACCATGGACCAGGTCGTAGCGCAGGTCGGCAAAAAGGGCAACTGCACATACTGCGGGGTATTTCGGCGGCAGGCGCTGGATCGCGGGGCCGCAAAGCTGGGCATTAAGCATGTGGTGACAGGTCATAATGCGGATGATGTGGCGGagacggtgatgatgaacttGCTGAGAGGGGATTTACCGCGCTTGTCGAGGGGTACGAGTATTGTGACGGGGTCCGCGGCTAGTGATATCAAGAGGAGTAAGCCGTTGAAGTATGCTTATGAGAAGGAGATTGTGCTGTATGCGCATCATCGCCAGTTGGATTATTTCTCCACGGAGTGTATCTATTCGCCGGAGGCGTTCCGGGGCAGTGCGAGGACGTTGATCaaggatttggagaagaTTAGGCCGTCTTCGATTTTGGATATCGTTAAGTCTGGGGAGGATATGGCACTTTTGGTGCCCGCTGAAGTCAGAGggaagggtggtgaggatgaggagggtggcggtggtggtggtgggtgtggaaGTCAGAATGGGAGGACGAGGGGTGgggagatggcggagatggagaggaagctgaaggaggatgaggctgCCAAGGatagggagatggagattaCTTCTGATAGCGTGCctaagaagcagcagcagtcagaGCAGGTGCAGACGCCGGCacagaagaaggtcaagtcGCAGGTACTGGGAACGTGTGAGCGCTGCGGGTATATCTCCAGTCAGCGCGTGTGCAAGGCGTGTACGCTGCTGGAGGGATTGAATAAGAATCGGCCCAAGACGGCGATTGAGATGGAGGTTGgcttggaggatgaggagagcaGCTCGACGTTGCGTCGGCAGATGGAGAAAGTTGAGCTGGGAGGTGTTTGA
- a CDS encoding putative Ras guanyl-nucleotide exchange factor RasGEF (COG:T;~EggNog:ENOG410PG76;~InterPro:IPR000651,IPR036964,IPR027417,IPR023578, IPR008937,IPR001895;~PFAM:PF00617,PF00618;~go_function: GO:0005085 - guanyl-nucleotide exchange factor activity [Evidence IEA];~go_process: GO:0007264 - small GTPase mediated signal transduction [Evidence IEA]): MASQPLRRERASSDKADAAPFPQRPGLPSRTISAPVGGLYRLDSARTAMESGNKVDRTLLEEDENPPSAGGDRVPSSTREETTPKPSFPHVSIAVVGPDHVGKSTFIETALDMKHPLTSRSTTKKMSLDGTVYLVRLMEIDTLEITIGSNSEVNWPLLGSDSPPTVDGVLVLLDMTQPASFPEFTELLDSLTASDIPFTLVASKCDIQPPDSPVEPILGGYEIHRTSPDSPRSQKMCIALVLRSVINRKYDFIDFPSNSSATPDWHHSRTNSETPTAVLSGAAGGPITGPLDPAVDGYGVDRQPTDPATSANLASNGQAFRYARSNSHPVRPHTPPSGSRLASRKQSVSGESSPSKDLNRQHRLHTAWRNSGGSDAFSNFLEMGEDFDGPRSAPSSPGSKDQTPSESSSNDAGFTFDELVDRLVAQPMSKQDSKFASIFLCLYRKFAAPCTLLNALINRFERNENDMTDQLDRIAVQLRLLGVMAQWVSEYPGDLAYPKTRKRITDFVTTLEKSHFYMFAAKEIGSYLEGNADDDNIGWPYRDGDMEEPDTADPPFQFSGRSSPSIFLGAPPLGDEGEEEEEDPIYNMSALDLSEGAAEPASRLSGSMSNSFTSEKPGTIASQSFTFLSTEAAQREAHNLDLTPRIPLTKIQWRQLMEIPDEDFARELTRMDWIMFNSFRPRDLVRHVSISGVEKDKILSLKHVNRMIKQFNHVAFFVASVILLRDKPKHRAKALEKFMNIALKLRRLNNYNSLGAVIAGINGTPVHRLSQTRDLVPVQTQKDFMRLVILMGTQKSHFAYRLAWDNSFAERIPFLPLHRRDLVSAEEGNKTFVGDNKNRINWRKFEVMGEVVLGIQRSQKTPYPHMSKYEEVERLILEIKLSGDDEDLYSRSMQVEPSAGGDTGRKKFGWLRS, encoded by the exons ATGGCCTCCCAACCCTTGCGAAGAGAACGAGCATCTAGCGATAAAGCCGATGCTGCGCCATTCCCACAACGACCGGGCCTTCCCAGTCGAACGATTTCTGCTCCCGTCGGAGGTTTGTACCGACTTGATTCGGCTAGAACGGCGATGGAATCGGGGAATAAGGTCGACCGGACActtctggaggaggatgagaaccCGCCATCGGCCGGAGGGGATAGGGTGCCATCATCAACCCGTGAGGAG ACAACGCCGAAGCCGAGTTTCCCCCATGTGAGCATCGCGGTGGTCGGTCCTGACCATGTCGGAAAATCGACATTCATTGAAACCGCCTTGGACATGAAGCATCCGCTTACTTCCCGATCGACCACAAAGAAGATGTCCCTGGACGGGACGGTGTACTTGGTTCGCCTGATGGAGATAGATACATTGGAAATTACGATTGGGAGCAATAGCGAGGTCAACTGGCCCTTACTGGGTAGCGACTCGCCTCCTACAGTGGATGGGGTGCTGGTTCTACTGGATATGACTCAACCGGCCAGTTTCCCTGAATTTACCGAACTACTAG ACTCCTTAACCGCTTCCGACATACCCTTTACGCTGGTGGCCAGCAAATGCGACATACAACCCCCTGACAGCCCTGTGGAGCCAATATTGGGTGGCTATGAAATCCACCGGACCTCACCTGACTCACCACGGTCGCAGAAGATGTGCATTGCCTTAGTTCTGCGCTCTGTGATCAACCGTAAATATG ACTTCATCGATTTCCCCTCCAACTCATCCGCCACCCCAGACTGGCATCACAGCCGCACCAACTCAGAGACCCCCACCGCTGTATTATCCGGAGCCGCAGGCGGCCCAATCACAGGACCTCTTGATCCAGCTGTCGATGGGTACGGTGTAGACCGGCAACCCACCGACCCGGCCACCTCTGCCAACCTGGCTTCCAATGGCCAGGCCTTTCGTTACGCCCGGAGCAACTCGCATCCGGTGCGACCGCATACGCCTCCATCGGGGTCCCGGTTGGCCTCGCGCAAACAGTCTGTATCCGGGGAGTCGTCACCAAGTAAGGATCTCAACCGACAACATCGACTTCACACGGCCTGGCGCAACAGCGGCGGGTCAGATGCGTTCAGCAACTTTCTAGAGATGGGGGAGGACTTCGATGGGCCCCGGAGTGCTCCGTCGAGCCCGGGAAGCAAGGACCAGACGCCTAGCGAGAGCTCATCGAATGATGCCGGCTTCACCTTTGACGAGCTAGTAGATCGTCTGGTCGCACAACCGATGTCAAAGCAAGATTCGAAGTTCGCGTCTATCTTTTTGTGTCTCTATCGCAAGTTCGCCGCGCCGTGCACCTTGCTGAATGCTCTGATTAACCGATTCGAACGGAATGAGAACGACATGACGGACCAGCTCGACCGCATCGCAGTTCAGCTGAGGCTGCTGGGAGTGATGGCGCAGTGGGTTTCTGAATATCCGGGCGACTTGGCGTACCCGAAGACTCGCAAGCGAATCACCGATTTCGTCACGACGCTGGAGAAAAGCCACTTTTACATGTTTGCCGCCAAGGAGATCGGATCGTATCTGGAGGGGAATGCAGATGACGATAATATCGGGTGGCCGTATAGGGATGGCGACATGGAAGAACCTGACACTGCCGACCCCCCGTTCCAGTTTTCCGGGCGCAGCTCACCATCAATTTTCCTTGGGGCGCCGCCGCTAGGcgatgaaggcgaggaagaggaagaggaccctATTTACAACATGAGCGCTTTGGACCTTAGCGAAGGTGCAGCCGAGCCTGCGTCGAGACTGTCGGGGTCGATGTCGAATTCGTTTACCTCCGAAAAGCCCGGGACCATCGCCAGCCAGTCGTTCACATTCCTGAGTACCGAAGCTGCGCAACGGGAGGCGCATAATCTGGATCTCACGCCACGCATCCCGCTAACGAAAATCCAATGGCGCCAGCTGATGGAGATCCCAGATGAGGATTTCGCACGGGAGCTGACGCGCATGGACTGGATCATGTTCAATTCTTTCCGACCGCGAGACCTTGTGCGACATGTCAGCATCTCCGGCGTGGAGAAGGATAAGATTTTGAGCTTGAAGCACGTCAACCGGATGATCAAGCAGTTCAACCATGTCGCATTCTTCGTAGCCAGCGTCATCCTACTTCGGGACAAGCCGAAGCATCGGGCCAAGGCGCTTGAGAAATTCATGAACATAGCATTG AAACTCCGCCGACTTAACAACTACAATTCTCTCGGGGCCGTGATCGCCGGCATCAACGGAACCCCGGTACACCGACTGTCCCAGACACGGGACCTGGTCCCGGTGCAGACACAAAAAGACTTCATGAGGCTGGTCATCCTCATGGGGACACAGAAGAGTCATTTTGCGTATCGTCTCGCATGGGACAATTCCTTTGCGGAGCGCATCCCGTTCCTGCCGTTGCACCGACGCGATCTGGTGTCAGCGGAGGAGGGCAACAAGACGTTTGTGGGCGACAACAAGAACCGCATCAACTGGCGCAAGTTCGAGGTAATGGGAGAGGTGGTTCTGGGAATCCAACGCAGCCAGAAGACACCGTATCCGCATATGTCCAAGTACGAGGAGGTAGAACGGTTGATATTGGAGATTAAGCTGTCGGGGGATGACGAG GACTTGTATTCGCGCAGTATGCAAGTCGAACCCTCGGCAGGCGGCGACACCGGACGCAAGAAGTTCGGCTGGTTACGGTCGTGA
- the erg2 gene encoding C-8 sterol isomerase ERG2 (COG:I;~EggNog:ENOG410PGCM;~InterPro:IPR006716;~PFAM:PF04622;~SECRETED:SignalP(1-19)), whose translation MRCASFAVALLALFTGLYSYLNARLEQFYIFDPSHLHDLSQRAIAAHGNDTRSVVNFIVSELGEKVTDTHLNLDEEWVFNNAGGAMGAMYIIHASITEYLIIFGTAIGTEGHTGRHTADDYFNILQGTQLAYVPGSYEPEVYPQGSVHHLRRGEVKQYKMDESCFALEYARGWIPPMLFFGYADTFSSTLDFPTLWATSRITGREMISNLLKGKM comes from the exons ATGCGCTGCGCTAGCTTCGCCGTGGCCCTCCTGGCCCTTTTCACCGGTCTCTACAGCTACCTGAACGCGCGGCTGGAGCAGTTCTACATCTTCGATCCTTCCCACCTGCACGACTTGTCGCAGCGCGCCATTGCTGCTCACGGTAATGACACCCGCTCGGTGGTCAACTTCATCGTTTCCGAGCTGGGCGAGAAGGTCACCGACACGCACCTGAACCTGGACGAGGAATGGGTGTTCAACAACGCCGGTGGTGCGATGGGGGCAATGTATATTATCCATGCTA GTATCACGGAGTACTTGATCATTTTCG GCACCGCTATTGGTACTGAGGGCCACACTGGCCGTCACACGGCCGACGACTacttcaacatcctccaGGGCACCCAGCTCGCCTATGTTCCTGGATCCTACGAGCCCGAGGTTTACCCCCAGGGTAGCGtgcaccacctccgccgcggTGAGGTCAAGCAGTACAAGATGGATGAGTCCTGCTTTGCTCTGGAGTACGCCCGTGGCTGGATCCCCCCGATGCTTTTCTTCGGATACGCCGATACCTTCTCCAGCACTCTCGACTTCCCGACCCTGTGGGCGACGTCGAGAATCACTGGTCGCGAGATGATCTCCAACCTGCTCAAGGGCAAGATGTAA